In a single window of the Aminomonas paucivorans DSM 12260 genome:
- a CDS encoding HD domain-containing phosphohydrolase codes for MRTDETGTIMIVDDTPANLKLLDRMLRVLGYQVFSFPRGDLFLAAAKTSPPDLVLLDIDMPDLDGFAVCHLLKADQALKDVPVLFLSALHQVQDKVRAFDEGGLDYITKPFQLPELGARIRTHLKLRRLQRELEAANRDLHARIQEQGKEHSEVQLAMIQALAKLAEFRDDKTGHHLDRVRRYCRILAAKAAEHPDFAGTVTPEFVTLFTDAGPLHDIGKVGIPDRILHKPGPLSPEEFEEMKDHVALGARTLEEVQERYPRNPLVGMGLLVIRHHHERWDGTGYPEGLEGEATPLAGRLMALVDVYDALRSPRCYKPALSHAEARTLLEEGRGTQFDPRILDLFLQVEEDFDQVFQRLSE; via the coding sequence ATGCGGACCGATGAAACGGGCACCATCATGATCGTGGACGACACCCCGGCAAACCTGAAGCTCCTGGACCGGATGCTTCGGGTCCTGGGGTACCAGGTGTTCAGCTTCCCCCGAGGGGACCTGTTCCTGGCCGCCGCCAAGACCAGCCCGCCGGACCTGGTGCTGCTGGACATCGACATGCCCGACCTGGACGGGTTCGCGGTGTGCCACCTCCTGAAGGCGGACCAAGCCCTCAAGGACGTGCCGGTGCTCTTCCTGAGCGCCCTGCACCAGGTCCAGGACAAGGTCCGGGCCTTCGACGAAGGGGGGCTGGACTACATCACCAAGCCCTTCCAGCTTCCCGAACTGGGGGCCCGGATCCGCACCCACCTCAAACTCCGCCGGCTCCAGCGGGAACTGGAGGCGGCCAACCGGGACCTGCATGCCCGGATTCAGGAACAGGGGAAGGAACACTCGGAGGTCCAGCTGGCCATGATCCAGGCCCTGGCCAAGCTGGCGGAGTTTCGGGACGACAAGACCGGACACCACCTGGACCGGGTGCGGCGCTACTGCCGCATCCTGGCCGCCAAGGCGGCGGAGCACCCGGACTTCGCCGGGACGGTCACCCCGGAATTCGTGACCCTCTTCACCGATGCGGGACCCCTGCACGACATCGGCAAGGTGGGCATCCCGGACCGGATCCTCCACAAGCCGGGGCCCCTTTCCCCGGAGGAGTTCGAGGAGATGAAGGACCACGTCGCCCTGGGGGCCCGGACCCTGGAGGAGGTGCAGGAGCGGTACCCCCGAAACCCCCTGGTGGGCATGGGCCTCCTGGTGATCCGACACCACCACGAGCGGTGGGACGGCACGGGCTACCCCGAGGGGCTGGAGGGAGAGGCCACCCCCCTGGCAGGGCGCCTCATGGCCCTGGTGGACGTGTACGACGCCCTGCGCTCCCCCCGGTGCTACAAACCCGCCCTGAGCCACGCCGAGGCCCGGACCCTCCTGGAAGAGGGGCGAGGGACCCAGTTCGACCCCCGGATCCTGGACCTGTTCCTCCAGGTGGAGGAGGACTTCGACCAGGTCTTCCAGAGGCTGTCGGAGTAG
- a CDS encoding PAS domain-containing sensor histidine kinase codes for MPSPSPSSSFKHRRFRPALILAGLLYLAGVLGYAGWVYATSQRDVTAAADRRLEAGARGLKYLLPRDFHDRARGPEDIPHDEELRLRDLVNRYAGEMGFVYTYTLAERDGKFYFASCTLTDQQMREREVWYFYPYDDIPREFVQAFRTGKPAFVSYRDQWGSFRSIALPETSPGGVRYLACADLDIRFIQTLTRCKALEALGTGLFFLLLSLPAVLLFHILNRALKREIQATEEGEERLRLAVESTNLALWDLNVATGTRTTNPRYEELFGPLEGDAATSWLLGILPEDRDRVRQAWEDHLEGKTPLYECEFRRRTAAGDTLWVLDRGKVFQRDRKGQPLRVVGAVLDITPRKQAEEILRHAKENAEAASRAKSTFVARISHEIRTPLNAILGYTQLLKEREEVRALPGELREWLDTVSRSGHHLLTVVEDVLEMSRIEAGRLVLQERDFDPRALLGQIEEMLRLRAEEKSLRLFLERTDTLPRSLHADEGKVRQVVINLVGNSLKFTTQGSVTLSVGWTPLEGSWEAPRVKVWIRVEDTGPGIPLGLTDKLFEPFERGLEGRGGTGLGLAISRQFARFLGGDLILERNAPGRGCSFLFTFPAVAPEGLPRREEAPIPAAPEAAPARPALPLPEDVIRDLRSAVAQGDALTLRRLIAELAKTEPREAEHLSILAEEFDYLDIQALLEGSDPHADR; via the coding sequence ATGCCTTCTCCGTCCCCTTCCTCTTCCTTCAAGCACCGCCGCTTCCGACCGGCCCTGATTCTGGCCGGGCTCCTCTACCTGGCGGGCGTCCTGGGCTACGCGGGTTGGGTCTACGCCACTTCCCAACGGGACGTGACGGCTGCCGCCGACCGCCGCCTGGAGGCGGGGGCCCGGGGGCTCAAATACCTCCTCCCCCGGGATTTCCACGACCGGGCCCGGGGACCCGAGGACATCCCCCACGACGAAGAGCTGCGCCTGAGGGACCTGGTCAACCGCTACGCCGGGGAGATGGGCTTCGTCTACACCTACACCCTGGCGGAACGGGACGGGAAGTTCTACTTCGCCTCCTGCACCCTGACGGACCAGCAGATGCGGGAACGGGAAGTCTGGTACTTCTACCCCTACGACGACATCCCCCGGGAGTTCGTCCAGGCCTTCCGCACCGGCAAGCCCGCCTTCGTCTCCTACCGCGACCAATGGGGCTCCTTCCGCTCCATCGCCCTGCCCGAGACCTCCCCCGGAGGGGTGCGCTACCTGGCCTGCGCGGACCTGGACATCCGGTTCATCCAGACCCTGACCCGCTGCAAGGCCCTGGAGGCCCTGGGCACGGGGCTCTTCTTCCTCCTCCTCTCCCTTCCTGCGGTGCTGCTGTTCCACATCCTGAACCGGGCCCTGAAGCGGGAGATCCAGGCGACGGAAGAGGGGGAGGAGCGGCTGCGCCTGGCGGTGGAGAGCACGAACCTGGCCCTGTGGGACCTGAACGTGGCCACGGGAACCCGAACCACCAACCCCCGCTACGAGGAACTTTTCGGCCCCCTGGAGGGCGACGCCGCCACCTCCTGGCTCCTGGGGATCCTCCCGGAGGACCGGGACCGGGTGCGCCAGGCCTGGGAGGACCACCTGGAGGGCAAGACCCCCCTCTACGAGTGCGAATTCCGCCGCCGCACCGCCGCGGGGGACACCCTCTGGGTGCTGGACCGGGGCAAGGTCTTCCAGCGGGACCGGAAGGGACAGCCTCTCCGGGTGGTGGGGGCGGTGCTGGACATCACCCCCCGCAAGCAGGCCGAGGAGATCCTCCGGCACGCCAAGGAGAACGCCGAGGCGGCCAGCCGGGCCAAGAGCACCTTCGTGGCCCGGATCAGCCACGAGATCCGCACCCCCCTGAACGCCATCCTGGGGTACACCCAGCTCCTCAAGGAGCGGGAGGAGGTGCGGGCGCTCCCGGGGGAGCTTCGGGAGTGGCTGGACACGGTCAGCCGCAGCGGCCACCACCTGCTCACGGTGGTGGAGGACGTGCTGGAGATGAGCCGCATCGAGGCGGGACGCCTGGTGCTCCAGGAGCGGGACTTCGACCCCCGGGCCCTGCTGGGGCAGATCGAGGAGATGCTGCGCCTCCGGGCGGAGGAAAAAAGCCTGCGCCTCTTCCTGGAACGTACCGACACCCTCCCCAGGAGCCTCCACGCCGACGAGGGAAAGGTGCGGCAGGTGGTCATCAACCTGGTGGGCAACAGCCTGAAGTTCACCACCCAGGGCTCCGTCACCCTCTCCGTGGGCTGGACCCCCCTGGAGGGGTCCTGGGAGGCCCCCCGGGTGAAGGTCTGGATTCGGGTGGAGGACACGGGGCCGGGCATCCCCCTGGGGCTCACGGACAAGCTCTTCGAGCCCTTCGAACGGGGTCTGGAGGGGCGGGGGGGCACCGGGCTGGGGCTGGCCATCAGCCGCCAGTTCGCCCGGTTCCTGGGAGGGGACCTGATCCTGGAGCGGAACGCCCCGGGACGGGGCTGCTCCTTCCTGTTCACCTTCCCCGCCGTCGCCCCGGAGGGGCTCCCCCGGAGGGAGGAAGCCCCCATCCCCGCAGCTCCGGAGGCCGCTCCGGCGCGGCCTGCCCTCCCCCTGCCGGAGGACGTGATCCGGGACCTCCGGAGCGCCGTGGCCCAGGGAGACGCCCTGACCCTGCGACGACTCATCGCAGAACTGGCCAAGACGGAGCCCCGGGAGGCGGAACACCTGTCCATCCTGGCGGAGGAGTTCGACTATCTGGACATCCAGGCCCTGCTGGAAGGGAGTGACCCCCATGCGGACCGATGA
- a CDS encoding methyl-accepting chemotaxis protein produces the protein MILALRNLSIRARLTLLLSVLLLCMAGLSFYLTGVVRSTKDQVRQVYKESSQTVRFALETSAHMTAAEVALYRGMNADDPNRIAEYSATAFDEAGKITESNKAFAKVLEKTPEGRKLLSRCNQAFSAWEPLVSEVADLIQGGANVSMILDGLNNMVAQSKVFKAVMDEAVTQTTKDMEAQEKALDARLAAASTTALVVTLAAAALALLVGMAIANSIAGPVKRTMESLDRAAEALDLTQRADESGRDELSAMSRSLNGLLARCQEALSTVYTLQAQVSEHAESFSAIAQETSASVQEVRAGVGETAAQMDNLAAGTEQINASVQEVAAGAQSTAERSTEVASQVSRAQGAAEEGITAVRQVVRQVLDVARTTRDSEKSVQELADRAEQIRSFVGSIGQIADQTNLLALNAAIEAARAGEAGRGFAVVAEEVRKLAEASNDAAKNIADLAQQIVSDLDSVTQGAAASAKSSDGARVQAEQTQQAIDRILEALGQITHASQDMAAVSEEQAASSEEIAEAVQNMSGRTQKAAQSVESIEQRMDEVARTSEQVARQSGDLSELASELRRQVGQFVLTASSTPQLPSGDRPALKG, from the coding sequence ATGATCCTAGCCCTGCGCAACCTGTCCATCCGCGCGCGACTGACCCTTCTGCTCTCCGTCCTGCTGCTCTGCATGGCGGGGCTTTCCTTCTACCTCACCGGGGTGGTCCGCTCCACCAAGGACCAGGTCCGACAGGTCTACAAGGAAAGCTCCCAGACGGTGCGTTTCGCCCTGGAGACCAGCGCCCACATGACCGCCGCGGAGGTGGCCCTCTACCGGGGCATGAACGCCGACGATCCCAACAGGATCGCGGAGTACTCCGCCACCGCCTTCGACGAGGCGGGGAAGATCACCGAGTCCAACAAGGCCTTCGCCAAGGTCCTGGAGAAGACCCCGGAGGGGCGCAAGCTCCTCTCCCGGTGCAACCAGGCCTTCTCCGCCTGGGAACCCCTGGTCTCGGAGGTGGCGGACCTCATCCAGGGCGGGGCCAACGTCTCCATGATCCTGGACGGGCTGAACAACATGGTGGCCCAGTCCAAGGTCTTCAAGGCGGTGATGGACGAGGCGGTCACCCAGACCACCAAGGACATGGAGGCCCAGGAGAAGGCCCTGGACGCCCGCCTCGCCGCCGCCTCCACCACCGCCCTGGTGGTCACCCTGGCCGCGGCGGCCCTGGCCCTGCTGGTGGGGATGGCCATCGCCAACTCCATCGCCGGACCGGTGAAGCGCACCATGGAATCCCTGGACCGGGCGGCGGAGGCCCTGGACCTCACCCAGCGGGCGGACGAGTCCGGCCGGGACGAGCTGTCCGCCATGAGCCGGTCCCTCAACGGCCTGCTGGCCCGGTGCCAGGAGGCCCTCTCCACGGTGTACACCCTCCAGGCCCAGGTGTCGGAGCACGCGGAAAGCTTCTCCGCCATCGCCCAGGAGACCTCCGCCTCGGTGCAGGAGGTCCGGGCCGGGGTGGGGGAGACGGCGGCGCAGATGGACAACCTGGCGGCGGGGACGGAGCAGATCAACGCCTCGGTGCAGGAGGTGGCTGCGGGGGCCCAGTCCACGGCGGAACGGAGCACCGAGGTGGCCTCCCAGGTCTCCCGGGCCCAGGGAGCGGCGGAGGAGGGCATCACTGCGGTGCGCCAGGTGGTCCGGCAGGTCCTGGACGTGGCCCGCACCACCCGGGACTCGGAGAAGAGCGTCCAGGAGCTGGCGGATCGGGCGGAGCAGATCCGCTCCTTCGTGGGCAGCATCGGCCAGATCGCCGACCAGACCAACCTCCTGGCCCTCAACGCCGCCATCGAGGCGGCCCGGGCGGGGGAGGCGGGGCGCGGTTTCGCCGTGGTGGCGGAGGAGGTGCGCAAGCTGGCGGAGGCCTCCAACGATGCGGCCAAGAACATCGCCGACCTGGCCCAGCAGATCGTTTCGGACCTGGACTCGGTGACCCAGGGGGCCGCGGCCAGCGCCAAGTCCTCCGACGGCGCCCGGGTCCAGGCGGAGCAGACCCAGCAGGCCATCGACCGCATCCTGGAGGCCCTGGGACAGATCACCCACGCCTCCCAGGACATGGCGGCGGTGTCGGAGGAACAGGCCGCCTCCTCCGAGGAGATCGCCGAGGCGGTGCAGAACATGTCCGGGCGCACCCAGAAGGCCGCCCAGTCCGTGGAGTCCATCGAACAGCGCATGGACGAGGTGGCCCGCACCAGCGAGCAGGTGGCCCGGCAGTCCGGGGACCTCTCGGAGCTGGCGTCGGAGCTGCGCCGCCAGGTGGGGCAGTTCGTCCTGACCGCATCGTCCACCCCCCAGCTCCCCTCGGGAGACCGGCCCGCCCTGAAGGGCTAG
- a CDS encoding type II toxin-antitoxin system HicB family antitoxin, translating into MKRGKDVRVYPALLSEEGTYVNVRFPDLPGCVTFGEGYADAIVSARDALGGHLLCLEEDRDPLPVPTPVGKLRPEEGEVTVLIDVRLDTLRKEESQKSVSKNVTIPRWLNELALEAHVNFSSTLQEALRERLGV; encoded by the coding sequence TACCCCGCGTTGCTCTCCGAGGAGGGGACCTACGTCAACGTGCGGTTCCCCGACCTTCCCGGGTGCGTCACCTTCGGGGAGGGGTACGCCGACGCCATCGTCAGCGCCCGGGACGCCCTGGGAGGGCATCTGCTCTGCCTGGAAGAGGATCGCGACCCCCTCCCCGTCCCTACCCCGGTGGGCAAGCTCCGCCCCGAAGAGGGAGAGGTGACCGTCCTGATCGACGTGCGTCTGGACACCCTCCGAAAGGAAGAGTCCCAAAAGTCCGTCAGCAAGAACGTCACCATCCCCAGGTGGCTCAACGAGCTGGCCCTGGAGGCCCACGTGAACTTCTCCAGCACCCTCCAGGAGGCTCTCCGGGAACGTCTCGGGGTGTGA